The Theileria annulata chromosome 2, complete sequence, *** SEQUENCING IN PROGRESS *** genomic sequence AATTTGACAGTTGTGATTACAAAGCCAAAGTTCAGTTGGGGGTCAGAATATTCGAAAATACtcaaaaaacaaattattctAAACTTTATTGAGAATGAAAAAAGAGTTGAGTGTTGTGATATTTATAGTAATCTATACAAGGTTGGAAATCTCTGTTTGAGGCTTGGGTTCTACAATGAGGCCTCTTCAATATTCTCGAGAATCTCCTTTGTCTCTGAAGATAACTATTACTGGCTCAGaatactatataatttttcaaacaCCTGTAATATTAACGGAGTTAAGAAATCTGAAGACTTATCTTCCTATTTCACAAAGTACATTTCCTCAGTAAAAAATGTGCTGGGTCtgtttaaattaatgaaaacCACAAACATACTTAAATCACAGAAACAAGTCACCAAGTGTTGGGACTATAACCTCAATTATCATCTTCCAAACTCCGTTTTACACACTTTTGTAACTTTAATTGTTTGTACTAAATTAGGAATTGCAGATCTCATAACATGTCTTAAAGACAAAAATTGTATCTACACACactagttatatatatattatcaatgttatatatatataatgtatgGGATAATAATTGATTAGATCAAGTATCGAAGTATGTAAAGTTGTTTATTTCACTCAAGGTATGTTTCAAGGTACTGGAGTTTATGTTTCGTCTAAAATCTATGGAGACAGTGTATATATTCTCATGCTACCAGGGGATCACAACCATAATATTACAAGTATTAAACAGTTTAGAGGTGACCAAGTCCAAAAGCAAGCAGAAAAATAGTTGCCATTATGAAGAAGACTATTTCTGGCAGTATTTACAGGAGTTTGATCCTACACTGGAAAAGCCtgatattttatacattttgGACCTTTTTCCCCTAAAAAACAAGAGATCACTTTTCACGAATATATTCACAAGCCAAAAGTTGACACGGAAAACTACCTCAAACCAGTTAAAAACAAGAGAAAATGTAGCTGAAAATATAACAGCTGAAAATTCTATGTTTAAGATGAGTTATTCCTGTGAAGATATACAAACTAGTTTGGAAACAACTTGGCTTGAATTGGTCGGGAGCATGAGACTAACATCTAAAGACTCCAAAATACACTTGTTCCATAGAGATGTTCCTACCTTAAAaaacatatataaattactaCAGCCCCTTTCACAAGGTACAATTTACATAgttattgaatttaattaactaaattgATTAAAATTGATGTTAGGCTATTCGGATCtgaaatttatttcatttttggagagtataattttttctgAAATTCCGACACCAATTGGAGTTTTAAAGGCCTTTCCACTTCCATTCGCTTCAATCACAGCCACTCTTTTGGTCCAGGTAAGGAACATTTCcacaaaattatttcagACGAGGGGCGAGTTGGAACTCCAAACTGTCAAAATTCGAGGCGATTTAAAGAACTCCAAAGTAATAaccaaaaattatttacaatttattaattaacactaaaattctttaggatttgaaaaatattacacACGTTTCAATACTAATGATATTTCCGCAATTGGAAAATAGTAACTTATTACATAGACCATGAGTtcatataaaaaataactatataaaaaaataatcatatataaaataaatttataagaAGAATACCTAAAAACTTTCTCTgtataatgaaattttttaggaaaaaaatttgttaaaagTTTGAAATTGATAGAAAACACAGTTTCAACGACGGTGTTGATAAGGGTCAGTCAGGAAACGTTCATGAACGGAACACTAGTATCAGTGCCAACGGACAAGAAAATGATACCAAGAGGTGTTCCATGCCAAGTTCTAATAAACCAAAAGATgatttaaaagaatttacctgatttttaaaaattttaaaaagtaTTGTGTCAACGTTGTGTAAGGCAAAATTTCAGATATCAGTTTAATAAGATAATTTTTGTACCATAGCCATGTATTATATGTTTTGTATAGCTTCATAAATGGGAGATCCACTTTCCATGTTCGATGTCTTCGAAACTGAAGATCAACGTACGCTTAATCTACAACCTCCTGAtttatgaatattttacacctaattatataattttataaaccaatttatttaaaattaataaatttaaccatgaaatataatattaattaggTGAAGAAGTGGAAGATCACACTAATCCACTGAAACAGGgtgaaaatgataaatttcCTAATTCACGCaataacataaataacCACGACGAAGACTACGAGTTTAATCATTTGACTTCTCCACTTACAAGtgatattaaaattgagAAGATCCACTCTTCATACAATTGCTCCCATTATAGAGTGGCACCTGTAGATAGTAAGTATGAGccaaaaaatattacaacATTCGCCAAGAAATACCCATTCACACTTGACGAGTTTCAGAAGAGGTCAATAGAGTCATTGGAGAGAGATGAGTCAGTTCTAGTTTGCGCCCACACATCAGCTGGGAAGACAGTTGTAGCCGAATATGCTATAGCAATGGGACTGAGGGATGGGCATAGGATCATTTACACATCACCAATAAAGGCGTTGAGTAACCAGAAGTACCGGAACCTGTCAGACGAGTTCGTAGACGTGGGCCTGATGACAGGAGATGTTACATTAAACCCTAACGCCTCAGTGATGGTGATGACCACCGAAATCCTAAGGAGCATGCTTTACAGAGGAAGTGAAATTGTTCAGGAGATGAAGTGTGTCATTTTCGACGAGGTACACTACATGCGTGATCTAGAGAGAGGTGTGGTATGGGAGGAGACAATCATCCTAATACCAAACAAAGTAAACCTAGTATTCCTATCCGCAACAATCCCGAATTACCTTGAATTCTCAGAGTGGATTACTAGAATAAAGAGAATTCCCTGTAACGTTATTAGTACAGATTACAGACCAGTGCCACTAAaccattatttatacatgtCTGGAGCTGAAGGAATTTACCTTATTCTTGATGaggataataattttaaatccaGTAACTATAACAAGTGCTTGAGCGCTGGATCCCAAAATAATTTTCGGGATAAGGAATCAGGTTCCAGAGATAAACGACGCATAACCAGCACATTTAAGGATATAGAAAACATAGTTAAGCTCTGTTTTGACAAGAATCTCGCACCATGTATCATCTTCTCGTTCAGTAAATCCGACTGTGAGACGTCTGCCACAGCAGTCAGACACCTTGACATGACCTCAGATGAGGAAAAAAAACTCATTGACGagatttataaaaatgCAATGGCAACTCTAAGTGAACAGGACAGACTTTTACCACAAAACCTTTTCATGCTTCCGTTACTTAAGAACGGGATTGGAATTCACCACGGTGGACTCCTGCCGATTATCAAGGAAATCATTGAAATACTTTTCCAAGAATCGCTACTCAAGGTACTTTTTAGCACAGAAACTTTCAGCATGGGACTTAATATGCCGGCTAAAACGGTCGTTTTCACCAAGATGAAGAAGTGGGATGGAAGAGAAGTCAGATACATTTCGTCCGGAgaatatatacaaatggCTGGTAGAGCCGGTAGAAGAGGTTTAGATACCATTGGTGTTGTTATCATAATGCTAGATAAATCTGATGgtattattaaatctaaatataattttaattagtattaaattagagttaaataaaattacttaataTACTGGCATAATATGTTTGTAGCACTGATTGATGAAGAGGTGAAGAAGATATTTCTGGGAAAGCCATTGAACTTGGATTCAACATTTCATCTGGGTTATAATATGCTTTTGAATTTGATGAGAATAGAAGATACGACACCGGAATACCTAATTGAAAGGTCATTTATGCAATTCCAGGTCAAGAACAAGTCGGCAGAAATATCCTCAAAATTAAAGGAGGCTAAAGTTAAACTTGAGAGTTTGAGGAGTCAATTCGACTCTGAACTGTTCCTTCTAACATCATCACTTCATGAGAATAAGGAAAAATTGGAAAAACTTAACGAGAAAATGAGTAACATCGTGATGAATGATACAAAATCTTTAAATTACTTAAACTATGGaagattaatttatgttaaaaATGATCAAGTTTGGGGTTGGGCCGTTTGCATTTCCCCTCcaaagttaaaattaaacaacCCTAAAGTATTTTACAGCGTATTCATAGTTACACAGTGATTTCATACAGtatttttaacaaatatgTTATTATAGAATTTGAAGAAGTATCATTTTGATTGCTTATATCAAGTTAATATGAAAGGTGATGCCATGTATCCATCAACAGAGACTTGTTGGGGAAGGTTTGAAGTTAAAGCGTTTCCAATTGACTCAATTAAGAAGATGTCACAGATCAGGATCACAATTCACGAGAAGGTGGATGTAGAGTCTCAAAACTTCCAAAACGCCATGGTTAATAAATTCGAACAACTCAGTAAACACATTCAAACTCTAGGACAACTCCCACTTCTACACCCAGTTGAACATATGAAAATCAATAATCAAGATCTTACACATATATTATCGTATCTAGTCGATACAACCttacatttaattaaatatttatatttaaaaaacactAAATCAATGAGTAGTGAAATTGATAGACTGATGAATGAAATAAATGCTTCACCATTACCAATGAGAGAAGATTATAAAGAATTGTTTTCCAGGtaattaaaacaatttattacaCACACATATAGATATGAGGAGTATTCGAAAGTTAGAAAGGAAACTGAGGAGTTGGAGAACCAATTAAAGGAATGTACACAGATAATTATGAAGGACGAATTGAGGCATATGAAGTCAGTATTGAGGAAGTTGGAATACGTAGACCAGTTTGGAACAGTGACAATCAAGGGAAGAATAGCATGCGAAATTAACGCAACGGATGAATTGTTGGTATCTGAGTTGTTTTTGAGGAACTTTTTCGAAAACATGGAACCGGAACATATATGCGCATCATTAAGTTGCTTAGTTAACGATGATAGAAAAGAAGGAAAATCTCCAACTGAACTTAAACTTATTGACGcttataataaaataagagtaaatcatttttaccatttataatttttaggaaATAGCAACTGAGATAGTGGATGTGATGATAGACTGTGGAATAATAGTAGACGAGTCTGAGTATGTAAATAGGCTTAGACCGACATTAATGTCAGTAGTTTACAGATGGGCAAAAGGAGACCCTTTTATAGAAATCCTGGCAGAATCATCAGTGTTTGAGGGTTCAGTAATAAGATGCATTAGGTAAGGGAGCATTTGTACATTTTGTTTAGAAGGTTGGACGAATTGTTGAGGCAACTGGCTTGTGCCTCAAGGAATATCGGAAACATGACGATGGAACAGACTTTCCTGACCTGCATATCTAAATTAAAGAAGGGAATCGCATTCACCTCATCACTCTACCTATGATTAGTAAATTAATCTAACCAATCTGGTATATACgaaaaattttcaaatgtaTTACAcacaaatataatattatatacctaataagatttttagttatttaatCCATAGTAACtagtaaattttaaaaagattCTTCAACTGTGTAAGATATTGAAATCGGAACAAAGTTAAGGAACCGGGATAAGAAGTCAAATTCTCCAAAAGTAACACAAATACgttaaatatatagaatatctaaattatattaaattagttgaGAAGAACTTATTTTCGCGCTCATTTGTATCGGGCCTCGGAAATCACCATaacttgaaaataattataaatcaaAAACAATTTCCCGAATATTAATcgaaaataaaaatggatCAAATAAGGGCCACATTGGCCGAGTTAATGGGCAAGTATGAGCAAAAGGAAGACCTGGATTCCACCAAACCATTCACGGATCCTGATGTTTGCAGGCAATACCTGACTGGAATCTGCCCACACGACCTATTTGAAAACACCGTAACATTtctacttaattattttatctcCCACACCAACTAGTTGTTTAAACGTCACACAACGtgaatttatatatgtttTAGAAATTCTACATGGGAGAATGTAGCAGAATACATTCAGAGAAGCTCAGAGAAAggtaaaattaataaaaataagttATTTGTTTCACTCTAAAATCCCTA encodes the following:
- a CDS encoding uncharacterized protein (chr2.C.cand.237 - hypothetical protein); this translates as MFRLKSMETVYIFSCYQGITTIILQVLNSLEVTKSKSKQKNSCHYEEDYFWQYLQEFDPTLEKPDILYILDLFPLKNKRSLFTNIFTSQKLTRKTTSNQLKTRENVAENITAENSMFKMSYSCEDIQTSLETTWLELVGSMRLTSKDSKIHLFHRDVPTLKNIYKLLQPLSQGYSDLKFISFLESIIFSEIPTPIGVLKAFPLPFASITATLLVQVRNISTKLFQTRGELELQTVKIRGDLKNSKDLKNITHVSILMIFPQLENRKKFVKSLKLIENTVSTTVLIRVSQETFMNGTLVSVPTDKKMIPRGVPCQVLINQKMI
- a CDS encoding ATP-dependent RNA helicase, putative (all_bases.cand.1431 - ATP dependent RNA helicase) codes for the protein MGDPLSMFDVFETEDQREEVEDHTNPLKQGENDKFPNSRNNINNHDEDYEFNHLTSPLTSDIKIEKIHSSYNCSHYRVAPVDSKYEPKNITTFAKKYPFTLDEFQKRSIESLERDESVLVCAHTSAGKTVVAEYAIAMGLRDGHRIIYTSPIKALSNQKYRNLSDEFVDVGLMTGDVTLNPNASVMVMTTEILRSMLYRGSEIVQEMKCVIFDEVHYMRDLERGVVWEETIILIPNKVNLVFLSATIPNYLEFSEWITRIKRIPCNVISTDYRPVPLNHYLYMSGAEGIYLILDEDNNFKSSNYNKCLSAGSQNNFRDKESGSRDKRRITSTFKDIENIVKLCFDKNLAPCIIFSFSKSDCETSATAVRHLDMTSDEEKKLIDEIYKNAMATLSEQDRLLPQNLFMLPLLKNGIGIHHGGLLPIIKEIIEILFQESLLKVLFSTETFSMGLNMPAKTVVFTKMKKWDGREVRYISSGEYIQMAGRAGRRGLDTIGVVIIMLDKSDALIDEEVKKIFLGKPLNLDSTFHLGYNMLLNLMRIEDTTPEYLIERSFMQFQVKNKSAEISSKLKEAKVKLESLRSQFDSELFLLTSSLHENKEKLEKLNEKMSNIVMNDTKSLNYLNYGRLIYVKNDQVWGWAVCISPPKLKLNNPKNLKKYHFDCLYQVNMKGDAMYPSTETCWGRFEVKAFPIDSIKKMSQIRITIHEKVDVESQNFQNAMVNKFEQLSKHIQTLGQLPLLHPVEHMKINNQDLTHILSYLVDTTLHLIKYLYLKNTKSMSSEIDRLMNEINASPLPMREDYKELFSRYEEYSKVRKETEELENQLKECTQIIMKDELRHMKSVLRKLEYVDQFGTVTIKGRIACEINATDELLVSELFLRNFFENMEPEHICASLSCLVNDDRKEGKSPTELKLIDAYNKIREIATEIVDVMIDCGIIVDESEYVNRLRPTLMSVVYRWAKGDPFIEILAESSVFEGSVIRCIRRLDELLRQLACASRNIGNMTMEQTFLTCISKLKKGIAFTSSLYL